The proteins below are encoded in one region of Alistipes indistinctus YIT 12060:
- the pyk gene encoding pyruvate kinase, whose translation MKKRTKIIATISDQRCDVEFIRSLYEAGMNAARINSAHVTTESAAKVVENVRKVSDRIAIIIDTKGPEIRVTGMAPGFETGIKVSRGDMIRIKGSETNEPSNNEVVYVNDSSIYKDVPVGAAILIDDGELEMEVTEKKDDELICRVKNNGVIKPRKSVNIPNVPINLPSVTERDFEFINWAIDMDIDFIAHSFVRKKEDVLAVKKIIEERNSTIKIISKIENQEGVNNIDEILDETYGIMVARGDLGVEIPAERIPGTQRFLVNKCIESKIPVIIATQMLHTMISNPRPTRAEISDVANAIYQRVDAVMLSGETANGDYPVEAVETMARVAAEVEKDHSNPNIEMNLVRINNEITAQLCRSAVRATLNLPVKAIVIDTLSGRTGRYLAAFRSQKPVFAVCYRKSVMRHLAISYGIHAIYSEPSINHEGFLLSILYYLEEKKWLSKEDLIVVLGGSFGAAKGASFMEIGNVLNLEHKALTNAK comes from the coding sequence ATGAAGAAGAGGACTAAAATTATCGCGACGATCTCGGACCAACGATGCGACGTCGAGTTTATCCGGTCGCTGTATGAAGCGGGCATGAACGCCGCACGTATCAATTCGGCGCATGTAACGACCGAAAGCGCCGCCAAGGTGGTGGAGAACGTCCGCAAAGTATCGGACCGCATTGCCATTATCATAGACACCAAAGGCCCCGAAATCCGTGTAACCGGTATGGCGCCCGGCTTCGAAACCGGCATTAAGGTGTCGCGCGGGGACATGATCCGGATCAAAGGCTCCGAAACGAACGAACCTTCCAACAACGAAGTGGTGTACGTCAACGACTCTTCGATTTACAAAGATGTTCCGGTAGGGGCCGCCATCCTGATCGACGATGGCGAACTGGAAATGGAAGTGACTGAAAAAAAAGACGATGAGCTGATTTGCCGCGTCAAGAACAACGGGGTCATCAAGCCGCGTAAAAGCGTGAACATACCCAATGTCCCCATCAACCTGCCGTCGGTGACCGAGCGTGACTTCGAATTCATCAACTGGGCCATCGACATGGATATCGACTTTATCGCCCATTCGTTCGTCCGCAAAAAAGAGGATGTGCTTGCGGTAAAAAAGATCATCGAGGAACGCAACAGTACGATCAAAATCATTTCGAAGATCGAGAACCAGGAAGGCGTGAACAACATCGACGAAATCCTGGACGAAACCTACGGCATCATGGTGGCCCGCGGTGACCTGGGGGTGGAAATCCCGGCCGAAAGGATTCCCGGCACACAGCGCTTTCTGGTCAACAAATGTATCGAAAGCAAAATCCCTGTCATCATCGCCACACAGATGCTCCACACGATGATCAGCAATCCGCGCCCCACCCGGGCCGAGATCAGCGACGTGGCCAACGCGATTTACCAGCGAGTCGACGCAGTTATGCTCAGTGGCGAGACGGCCAACGGCGACTATCCGGTCGAAGCGGTCGAAACGATGGCGCGCGTTGCCGCCGAAGTGGAAAAGGACCACAGCAACCCGAACATCGAGATGAACCTCGTGCGCATCAACAACGAAATTACGGCGCAATTGTGCCGGTCGGCCGTGCGTGCCACGCTGAACCTGCCCGTCAAAGCGATCGTGATCGACACGCTGTCGGGGCGCACCGGGCGCTACCTGGCCGCTTTCCGCAGCCAAAAACCCGTCTTCGCCGTTTGCTACCGCAAAAGCGTCATGCGCCACTTGGCTATCTCTTACGGCATCCATGCGATTTACAGCGAGCCGTCCATCAACCACGAAGGCTTCCTGCTCAGCATCCTCTACTACCTCGAGGAGAAGAAATGGCTCTCGAAAGAGGACCTGATCGTCGTACTGGGCGGCAGTTTCGGCGCAGCCAAAGGCGCCTCGTTCATGGAGATCGGCAATGTACTGAACCTGGAACACAAGGCACTGACCAATGCAAAGTAG
- a CDS encoding type II 3-dehydroquinate dehydratase, protein MKLLIMNGPNLNLLGQREKDIYGERSFDSYLQELKGMFPEVELDYFQSNVEGELINRIHEARGVYNGVILNAGGYTHTSVALADAIGGVQELVPVVEVHISCILAREEFRHISLIAPKCKGSVMGFGLDSYRLAILSFL, encoded by the coding sequence ATGAAATTATTGATTATGAACGGGCCCAACCTGAACTTGCTGGGCCAGCGCGAAAAAGACATTTACGGGGAGCGCTCTTTCGACTCCTACCTGCAGGAGCTCAAAGGCATGTTTCCCGAGGTAGAATTGGACTACTTCCAATCCAATGTCGAAGGCGAACTGATCAATCGCATTCACGAGGCGCGCGGCGTATACAACGGCGTTATCCTGAATGCCGGTGGCTATACACACACTTCCGTCGCGCTGGCTGATGCGATCGGCGGCGTGCAGGAACTGGTGCCGGTTGTGGAGGTGCACATCTCGTGCATACTGGCCCGGGAGGAGTTCCGCCACATCTCGCTGATCGCGCCCAAATGCAAAGGATCGGTGATGGGATTCGGACTCGATTCGTACCGGCTGGCCATCCTGAGTTTTCTTTAA
- the thiL gene encoding thiamine-phosphate kinase → MDLSGLGEFGLIELIRERFASIPSHGCEGIGDDCAVLPLNTTESMVVTTDLLVEDIHFLRDRITPEQLGRKSLAVNLSDVAAMGAAPVASFLSLSLPPGVTGVWIDAFLAGYHALSTQFGVPLLGGDTTSARDRLTVSVTAIGRAENTHLKRRGDAKPGDRIFVTGYLGDSAQGLQDMLSGRDTPFIALHNKPEPFVNEGIWLGGRNEVHAMMDISDGIASDLLHILQMSGVGAEVSLDMIPTNTPIELAVAGGEDYKLLLTADVGAAARLAEDYKAKFGEPLYEIGRIVAGEEIRWLDRGNPVLLECEGFAHF, encoded by the coding sequence ATGGATTTAAGTGGTTTAGGTGAATTCGGACTGATCGAGCTGATCCGGGAACGGTTCGCGTCAATTCCCTCGCATGGATGTGAAGGAATCGGTGACGACTGTGCGGTTCTGCCGCTCAATACGACGGAATCGATGGTCGTAACGACCGATCTGCTCGTGGAGGATATTCATTTCCTGCGTGATCGGATCACTCCTGAACAGTTGGGACGCAAATCCCTTGCCGTAAACCTGAGCGATGTCGCGGCTATGGGGGCTGCCCCGGTCGCATCGTTTCTCTCTTTGTCATTGCCGCCGGGTGTGACCGGAGTGTGGATCGACGCGTTTTTAGCCGGTTATCACGCCCTCTCGACCCAGTTCGGCGTGCCGCTGTTGGGGGGCGATACCACATCGGCCAGGGACCGACTCACCGTCAGCGTAACGGCTATCGGCCGCGCAGAAAACACACATCTCAAACGGCGCGGAGACGCCAAACCGGGAGACAGGATATTCGTAACCGGATACCTGGGCGATTCCGCCCAAGGACTGCAGGATATGCTCTCCGGCCGGGATACGCCCTTCATTGCTTTACATAATAAGCCAGAACCATTTGTAAATGAAGGTATCTGGCTAGGAGGGCGGAATGAGGTGCATGCGATGATGGATATATCGGACGGTATTGCATCGGATCTGCTGCACATTTTACAAATGTCGGGGGTTGGTGCAGAAGTCTCGCTCGATATGATTCCGACGAACACCCCTATCGAACTGGCTGTTGCGGGCGGGGAAGACTATAAGCTTTTGCTGACGGCGGATGTGGGTGCAGCGGCACGGCTGGCCGAAGATTATAAGGCAAAATTCGGTGAACCGCTTTATGAAATCGGCCGGATTGTAGCAGGAGAAGAGATTCGCTGGTTGGATCGCGGCAATCCTGTTTTGCTTGAATGTGAGGGTTTTGCCCATTTTTAA
- the thiD gene encoding bifunctional hydroxymethylpyrimidine kinase/phosphomethylpyrimidine kinase, giving the protein MKHYKKVLTIAGSDSGGGAGIQADIKTMSACGCYAMSAITAITAQNTVGVSRIHNVPADMVAAQIAAVLEDIGVDAVKLGMLPTEASVVAIAGLLKKYEVTNVVLDPVMVSTSGSRLIDEPAAEAIRTHLFPLATVVTPNIPETEYLTGLEIGSEADFAGAAVAMSQQRVRAVLFKAGHLDGETLTDYLFDSEKLIRHYRYERINTLNTHGTGCSLSSAIASYLALAYPLAEAVQLAENYLHKAILNGCEYRLGHGHGPVHHFYKWWAE; this is encoded by the coding sequence ATGAAACACTATAAAAAAGTTCTGACGATCGCAGGTTCCGACAGCGGAGGAGGTGCCGGCATACAGGCCGACATTAAAACTATGTCTGCCTGCGGCTGTTATGCGATGAGTGCGATTACGGCTATTACCGCCCAGAATACGGTTGGGGTGAGCAGGATTCACAATGTTCCGGCCGATATGGTGGCGGCGCAAATTGCCGCGGTATTGGAGGATATCGGGGTCGACGCGGTGAAGTTGGGAATGTTGCCGACTGAGGCGTCTGTCGTTGCGATTGCCGGGTTGTTAAAGAAATACGAAGTAACCAATGTGGTGCTCGACCCGGTGATGGTTTCCACTTCGGGTAGCCGATTGATCGATGAACCGGCTGCTGAGGCGATCCGGACCCACCTGTTTCCGTTGGCAACGGTTGTAACACCGAATATTCCCGAAACAGAATACCTGACTGGGTTGGAAATTGGGTCGGAAGCGGATTTCGCTGGTGCTGCCGTTGCCATGTCGCAGCAGCGGGTGCGGGCGGTTTTGTTCAAGGCGGGGCATTTGGATGGAGAGACGTTGACCGACTATCTGTTTGATAGCGAAAAACTTATTCGCCATTACCGTTACGAGCGCATTAATACGCTGAATACACATGGAACGGGATGTTCGTTATCCTCGGCCATCGCTTCATATCTGGCATTGGCATATCCTCTGGCAGAGGCTGTCCAGCTGGCGGAAAATTATCTGCACAAGGCGATTCTCAACGGCTGCGAGTACCGGCTCGGCCACGGTCACGGCCCGGTGCATCACTTTTATAAATGGTGGGCGGAATAG
- a CDS encoding FtsB family cell division protein — protein sequence MNFSVNKFLKDRRLWMISIIIFILLITVFDKNNLIEVWKLNQQLNELESQRDYYQQKITQDSTILENLKDDTFLERYAREHYLMKRQGETIYIIKE from the coding sequence GTGAATTTCTCCGTAAACAAATTCCTGAAAGACCGCAGGCTGTGGATGATCTCGATCATTATCTTTATCCTGTTGATAACGGTTTTCGACAAAAATAACTTGATCGAGGTATGGAAGCTCAACCAGCAACTGAATGAACTGGAGAGCCAGCGCGACTATTACCAGCAGAAGATCACGCAGGACAGTACGATTCTTGAAAATCTCAAAGACGATACCTTCCTGGAGCGTTATGCCCGCGAACATTACCTGATGAAACGTCAGGGAGAGACAATTTATATTATCAAAGAGTAG
- a CDS encoding 7-carboxy-7-deazaguanine synthase QueE — protein sequence MNLQQNNEDLLDGGRRLPLVEDFYTIQGEGFHTGKPAYFIRLGGCDVGCRWCDAKMTWNPKLFPPTEVDTIVERACSYPAQAIVITGGEPSLYPLDYLTDALAKKGLQIFLETSGAHELSGHFDWICLSPKKQQPPVPSVFPKADELKVIIETPGDFAWAEENAAKVGERCRLYLQPEWSRYDGMIEAIVEYAKGNPQWNISVQTHKYMRIP from the coding sequence ATGAACTTGCAGCAGAATAACGAGGATCTGCTCGACGGCGGCCGCCGCCTGCCGCTGGTCGAGGATTTTTACACGATACAAGGCGAAGGATTCCACACCGGTAAACCCGCTTATTTCATCCGCTTGGGCGGTTGTGACGTAGGATGCCGTTGGTGTGACGCCAAAATGACGTGGAATCCCAAACTTTTCCCGCCGACCGAGGTAGACACAATCGTGGAACGGGCCTGTTCCTACCCCGCACAAGCCATCGTCATCACCGGGGGAGAACCGTCGCTCTATCCGCTGGACTATCTGACCGATGCTTTAGCCAAAAAAGGATTGCAGATTTTTCTCGAAACCTCCGGTGCTCATGAATTGAGCGGGCACTTCGACTGGATTTGCCTCTCTCCGAAAAAACAGCAACCGCCCGTTCCTTCGGTTTTTCCGAAAGCCGATGAACTGAAAGTGATTATCGAAACACCCGGCGATTTCGCTTGGGCGGAAGAGAACGCTGCTAAAGTAGGGGAGCGGTGCCGCCTTTACCTGCAACCCGAATGGAGCCGCTACGATGGGATGATCGAAGCGATCGTGGAGTATGCGAAAGGCAATCCGCAATGGAATATCTCAGTGCAAACACATAAGTATATGAGAATTCCGTAG
- the hpt gene encoding hypoxanthine phosphoribosyltransferase translates to MAATQTIRLHNKTFRLSIPHDRLVGAIGEVAQRINRDYARRECPLFLGVLNGSFMYMAELLQHIDFTCEVSFVKLASYNGTSSTGAVQELIGLTNNLRGRHIIIVEDIVDTGGSIEHLIRSLIGHNPASISVSTLLFKPEAYKKEHKIDYYAMAIPDKFIVGYGLDYDQLGRNLKDIYELAAE, encoded by the coding sequence ATGGCTGCGACCCAGACCATCCGCCTGCACAACAAAACATTCCGGCTCTCCATTCCGCACGACCGACTGGTCGGAGCGATCGGGGAAGTCGCCCAAAGGATCAACCGCGATTATGCCCGGCGGGAGTGCCCCTTGTTTCTGGGAGTGCTCAACGGTTCGTTTATGTATATGGCCGAGCTGCTCCAGCATATCGATTTCACCTGTGAGGTCTCTTTCGTCAAGCTGGCCTCTTACAACGGCACCTCGTCCACGGGGGCGGTGCAGGAGCTGATCGGGTTGACCAACAACCTCCGGGGACGCCATATCATTATCGTCGAGGACATCGTCGACACGGGCGGCAGCATAGAACACCTGATCCGTTCGCTCATCGGGCACAACCCCGCCAGCATATCGGTATCCACATTACTGTTCAAACCCGAAGCTTACAAAAAAGAGCACAAGATCGATTACTACGCGATGGCGATCCCCGATAAATTCATCGTAGGCTACGGATTGGACTACGATCAGCTGGGTCGCAACCTGAAAGACATTTATGAACTTGCAGCAGAATAA
- the purE gene encoding 5-(carboxyamino)imidazole ribonucleotide mutase: MTPKVSIIMGSTSDLKIMEEAAKFFDEMEIPYEINALSAHRVPELVMDFAKNAHKRGIKVVIAGAGGAAHLPGVIAALTPLPVIGIPIKSSNSIDGWDSILSILQMPAGIPVATMALDGARNGAILAAQIMATGDEALMGKVLEFKATLAKKIEKANAELAQVKMKFKTN; the protein is encoded by the coding sequence ATGACACCCAAAGTGAGCATTATCATGGGCAGTACCTCGGACCTGAAGATCATGGAGGAGGCCGCCAAATTTTTCGATGAAATGGAAATTCCGTACGAAATTAACGCGCTTTCGGCACACCGTGTGCCCGAATTGGTGATGGATTTCGCGAAAAACGCCCACAAAAGGGGCATTAAGGTGGTTATTGCCGGTGCCGGCGGCGCGGCTCACCTGCCCGGTGTCATCGCTGCGCTCACCCCGCTGCCTGTAATCGGCATTCCGATCAAATCGTCGAACTCGATCGACGGGTGGGACAGCATCCTGTCAATTTTGCAGATGCCTGCGGGTATCCCCGTGGCCACGATGGCGCTCGACGGTGCCCGCAACGGAGCGATTCTTGCCGCACAAATCATGGCCACCGGCGATGAAGCGCTGATGGGCAAGGTGCTGGAATTTAAGGCGACGCTCGCCAAGAAAATCGAAAAAGCCAATGCGGAACTGGCGCAGGTCAAAATGAAATTTAAGACTAACTAA
- a CDS encoding BamA/TamA family outer membrane protein: MDSDRKKDSLDRKGKERELKELPDRQQKKDKEGPRRFTSFIYNSIKARPRNPEEEQRALRRENDYMSRFAGRTIGEIHVYRNNVFEGSNRWVDRTLNSMHYPTREKQIRNDLLFHTGDTLDPVEIRNNRRLLRSRDYITDVNILAVPRPDDTTIVDMYVLTKDKWTISADLDIDSDGPSSVEIYDDNFLGLGDRFSIRTYLDWKHAFRYGGNLVEYSMPNIGGTFWDGRVVAGQGFDNSAYGIELKKEFIRPTDYGAGASFMYKRDLIDIFPPDTSIHARWTILDLWGGRAFAIPALRNSLYFTARFFNLHYTDRPEVSSTLNPYFHSNSMVIGSIGFYKERFQLASLIYGYGVPEDIAYGYRTAFLTGYSWGEFGNRWYFGGEFSAGYFTRIGYFGIGAGLGSYLNQSGGQFYRTTLSARITYFTNLMGSGRYPVRQFLTLNATRGWNRLDGFRETLEFNSVADLRGMKEEVYGTNRMVLNTETVVFTPWHIAQFKMAMFGFADFGLIGDNGNIFKNNFYATVGLGIRIKNEHLIFNTISIRLGVALNKNGFMDSHYFDLSNRDRNNPIRYIPVKAAPIDYL, translated from the coding sequence ATGGATTCCGACCGGAAGAAAGATTCGCTCGACCGTAAAGGGAAGGAACGCGAACTCAAGGAGCTGCCGGACAGACAGCAAAAGAAAGACAAGGAAGGCCCGCGACGTTTCACCTCTTTTATTTACAACTCGATCAAGGCCCGTCCGCGCAACCCGGAAGAAGAACAACGTGCGCTCCGGCGCGAGAACGACTACATGTCCCGTTTTGCCGGACGCACGATCGGAGAGATACACGTCTACCGCAACAATGTTTTCGAGGGAAGCAACCGGTGGGTCGACCGGACTCTCAATTCCATGCACTATCCGACCCGGGAGAAGCAGATTCGCAACGACCTGCTGTTCCATACGGGCGATACGCTCGATCCGGTGGAAATACGCAACAACCGCCGCCTGCTGCGGTCGCGCGATTACATTACCGATGTCAATATCCTCGCCGTTCCGCGTCCGGATGATACCACGATCGTAGATATGTACGTCCTGACGAAAGACAAATGGACGATCAGCGCGGACCTCGATATCGACAGCGACGGCCCTTCGTCGGTCGAAATCTACGACGATAACTTCCTCGGCCTCGGCGACCGGTTCAGCATCCGGACTTATCTGGACTGGAAGCACGCCTTCCGGTACGGCGGCAACCTCGTGGAGTATTCCATGCCCAATATCGGCGGGACTTTCTGGGACGGCAGGGTGGTAGCGGGGCAGGGCTTCGACAATTCGGCATACGGGATCGAACTCAAGAAAGAGTTTATCCGCCCCACGGACTATGGTGCCGGGGCTTCGTTCATGTACAAGCGCGACCTGATCGATATTTTCCCGCCCGACACGTCCATTCATGCCCGTTGGACGATACTCGACCTTTGGGGGGGACGGGCTTTTGCGATACCGGCCTTGCGGAACAGCCTCTATTTCACGGCTCGCTTTTTCAACCTCCATTACACCGACCGCCCCGAAGTATCGAGCACGCTAAACCCATATTTTCACAGCAATTCGATGGTGATCGGCAGTATCGGTTTTTACAAGGAGCGCTTTCAGCTGGCCAGCCTGATCTATGGCTACGGCGTACCGGAGGATATAGCTTACGGCTACCGCACGGCTTTCCTGACGGGATACTCCTGGGGAGAATTCGGAAACCGGTGGTATTTCGGCGGGGAGTTCAGTGCCGGATATTTTACGCGGATCGGTTATTTTGGGATCGGGGCAGGTTTGGGCAGTTACCTGAACCAATCCGGCGGCCAGTTCTACCGCACGACGCTTTCGGCCCGGATTACCTATTTTACCAACCTGATGGGAAGCGGACGATATCCGGTCCGCCAATTCCTGACCCTGAATGCGACAAGGGGCTGGAATCGCCTGGACGGATTCCGTGAAACACTGGAGTTCAACTCCGTGGCCGATTTACGGGGCATGAAAGAAGAGGTATACGGCACCAACCGCATGGTCCTGAATACGGAAACTGTCGTGTTCACGCCGTGGCATATCGCCCAGTTCAAAATGGCGATGTTCGGTTTCGCCGATTTCGGCCTGATCGGCGACAACGGCAATATTTTCAAGAATAATTTTTATGCGACGGTAGGGCTGGGGATTCGGATCAAGAACGAACACTTGATTTTCAATACGATCAGCATCCGTTTGGGCGTAGCCCTGAATAAAAACGGATTCATGGATTCTCATTACTTCGACCTGTCGAACCGCGACCGCAATAATCCGATCCGGTATATCCCCGTCAAAGCCGCGCCGATCGATTATTTGTAA
- the rsxA gene encoding electron transport complex subunit RsxA: MEYFVIIISSIFVNNIVLSQFLGICPFLGVSGKVSTSLGMGAAVTFVLAIASIAAYLIQYHILVPLHIEYMQTIVFILVIAALVQMVEIMLKKVSPALYQALGIFLPLITTNCAVLGVAILLVQKEYNLGEAVVYAVAVAVGFTLALVLFAGLRERLELENVPKALRGVPIALITAGILAMAFMGFSGLVR, translated from the coding sequence ATGGAGTATTTCGTTATTATCATCAGCTCGATCTTTGTCAACAATATCGTCCTGTCACAGTTTCTGGGCATCTGCCCGTTTCTGGGCGTATCGGGTAAAGTCTCGACATCGCTGGGGATGGGGGCCGCCGTGACGTTCGTGCTTGCCATCGCCTCGATCGCCGCTTACCTGATCCAATATCATATCCTCGTGCCGCTGCATATCGAGTATATGCAAACGATCGTATTCATCCTGGTGATCGCGGCACTCGTGCAGATGGTCGAGATCATGCTCAAGAAAGTAAGTCCTGCGCTTTATCAGGCGCTCGGTATTTTCCTGCCGCTGATTACTACGAACTGCGCCGTCCTGGGAGTGGCCATCCTCTTGGTGCAAAAAGAGTACAACTTGGGCGAAGCGGTGGTATATGCCGTAGCCGTAGCGGTCGGATTCACGTTGGCGCTGGTCCTCTTTGCCGGCCTGCGGGAACGGTTGGAACTGGAGAATGTTCCAAAAGCATTGCGGGGTGTCCCCATCGCATTGATTACAGCCGGCATTCTGGCGATGGCCTTTATGGGATTTTCCGGATTGGTGCGCTGA
- a CDS encoding RnfABCDGE type electron transport complex subunit E yields MSKLQLLTKGIIRENPTFVLLLGMCPTLGTTTSAVNGMGMGLATLFVLTLSNVVISLVKNLIPAQVRIPSFIVVIAAFVTVVQLCMEAYTPDLYNTLGVYIPLIVVNCIILGRAEAFASKNNVLDSAMDGLGIGLGFTLSLTVIGAVREMLGSGAIFGMKFIHGDGMLLFILAPGAFIVLGYLLVLFNKLMAKLK; encoded by the coding sequence ATGAGTAAACTGCAACTGCTGACCAAAGGCATCATTCGCGAGAATCCGACGTTCGTTTTGCTGTTGGGCATGTGCCCCACGCTCGGTACCACCACCTCTGCCGTCAACGGCATGGGTATGGGGTTAGCCACGCTCTTCGTGCTGACACTGTCGAACGTGGTGATTTCGCTGGTCAAAAACCTGATCCCGGCACAGGTCCGCATCCCGTCGTTCATCGTAGTGATCGCCGCTTTCGTTACTGTCGTACAGCTCTGTATGGAGGCCTACACACCGGACCTGTACAACACGCTGGGCGTCTACATTCCGCTGATCGTCGTGAACTGTATCATACTCGGCCGGGCCGAGGCATTCGCCTCAAAGAACAACGTGCTCGACTCGGCTATGGACGGACTGGGCATCGGATTGGGGTTCACGCTTTCTCTGACGGTGATCGGCGCAGTACGGGAGATGCTCGGCAGCGGAGCGATATTCGGCATGAAATTCATCCATGGCGACGGAATGCTGTTGTTTATCCTGGCTCCGGGAGCATTCATCGTACTGGGCTACCTGCTGGTGCTGTTCAATAAATTAATGGCTAAACTCAAATAG
- a CDS encoding RnfABCDGE type electron transport complex subunit G, with translation MESSLKNMILTLLTITLVASLAVGVVYRVTAGPIAEAKAAKITQAIAKVLPPFDNRPGDSVQALAIDGGEIKIYQGTRQGQTVGYAIETFSNNGFGGIIRLMAGFLPDGTIYRVETLSQSETPGLGDKMEKTKSDFALQFDNKNPGTFRLSVKKDGGDVDAITAATISSRAYTDAVARAYKVFGQITGTTDKTGKEANHE, from the coding sequence ATGGAAAGTTCGCTGAAAAATATGATCCTGACGCTGTTGACAATTACCCTGGTCGCATCGCTGGCCGTCGGGGTGGTTTACCGCGTTACGGCCGGGCCGATCGCCGAAGCCAAAGCGGCCAAAATTACACAGGCAATCGCAAAAGTGCTCCCTCCGTTCGACAACCGGCCCGGAGATTCAGTACAGGCCTTGGCGATTGACGGCGGGGAAATAAAGATCTATCAGGGTACCCGACAGGGACAAACGGTCGGCTACGCCATCGAAACGTTCTCGAACAACGGTTTCGGGGGAATAATCCGTCTGATGGCAGGTTTTCTTCCCGACGGCACGATCTACCGGGTCGAAACATTGTCGCAAAGCGAGACACCCGGACTCGGCGACAAAATGGAGAAGACGAAATCGGACTTCGCTTTGCAGTTCGACAATAAAAACCCCGGGACCTTCCGGCTGTCGGTCAAAAAAGATGGAGGCGATGTGGATGCGATTACCGCCGCCACCATCTCGTCGCGCGCCTACACCGATGCCGTGGCAAGGGCCTATAAGGTATTCGGGCAGATAACCGGCACAACCGATAAAACAGGAAAGGAGGCGAATCATGAGTAA
- a CDS encoding RnfABCDGE type electron transport complex subunit D, which translates to MEKKLVVSPSPHIHTPVSTTRLMIDVLIALFPALVVSVIVYGGSALLVTGVAVLSCVLFEYLIQRYLLNGRPTVGDCSAVVTGVLLGFNLPPSLPVWMIILGALVAIGVGKMTFGGLGCNPFNPALVGRVFLLISFPVQMTVFATPEGVDSLSGASAMADEMLTEVGPAVDAISGPTLLGYVKTALSSGQTTADIAHKISYGDMLLGFKAGSLGEIAALALLLGFIYLLYRKVITWHIPVSVIGSMAVFSGILWGIDPLHYMNPLFQVLTGGALLGAIFMATDYVTSPMTPRGMAVYGIGIGVITILIRVWGAYPEGMSFAILIMNAVVPLINKYIKPKRFGAVARAIK; encoded by the coding sequence ATGGAGAAGAAATTAGTCGTATCGCCTTCACCCCATATACATACCCCCGTCTCGACGACGAGGCTGATGATCGACGTGCTCATCGCGCTTTTTCCCGCGCTGGTCGTTTCGGTGATCGTTTACGGCGGTTCAGCGTTGCTGGTAACGGGTGTCGCAGTCCTCTCTTGTGTACTGTTCGAATACCTGATCCAGCGTTACCTGTTGAACGGACGGCCGACGGTGGGGGATTGCTCGGCTGTTGTGACGGGCGTCCTGCTCGGTTTCAACCTGCCTCCGTCGTTGCCGGTGTGGATGATTATACTGGGTGCGCTGGTGGCTATCGGGGTAGGGAAAATGACATTCGGCGGCCTGGGCTGCAACCCGTTTAATCCTGCACTGGTCGGCCGTGTCTTCCTGCTGATCTCTTTCCCCGTACAAATGACCGTATTCGCCACGCCGGAAGGAGTCGATTCCCTTTCGGGAGCATCGGCCATGGCAGATGAAATGCTCACTGAAGTAGGTCCGGCCGTGGATGCGATATCAGGCCCGACGCTGTTGGGGTATGTCAAAACAGCTCTGAGCAGCGGCCAAACCACGGCCGACATCGCGCATAAAATCTCCTACGGGGACATGCTGCTCGGCTTCAAGGCCGGTTCGCTCGGGGAAATCGCGGCACTGGCGTTGCTGTTGGGATTTATCTACCTGCTATACCGCAAAGTCATTACCTGGCATATTCCCGTTTCCGTAATCGGTTCGATGGCCGTGTTCAGCGGCATTTTATGGGGAATAGACCCGTTGCACTACATGAATCCGCTGTTCCAAGTCCTGACCGGCGGCGCATTGCTGGGCGCTATTTTTATGGCGACGGACTATGTAACCTCCCCGATGACACCGCGCGGAATGGCCGTTTATGGGATCGGCATCGGGGTTATCACCATCCTGATCCGCGTATGGGGCGCCTATCCGGAAGGTATGTCGTTCGCGATCCTGATTATGAATGCCGTGGTTCCGTTGATTAACAAATATATCAAACCCAAACGATTCGGCGCAGTGGCCCGGGCGATAAAATGA